The following proteins come from a genomic window of Trichoplusia ni isolate ovarian cell line Hi5 chromosome 16, tn1, whole genome shotgun sequence:
- the LOC113501740 gene encoding acyl carrier protein, mitochondrial isoform X2, with amino-acid sequence MAAVKIGRSALSGLLRKSTTFKTPVACRLSTVALRQKFNTINVAFKTYSTPNLQNGGQNISVRNYSHGPPLTLELIKSRVLLVLQLYDKINPDKLSVESHFMNDLGLDSLDHVEVIMAMEDEFGFEIPDGDAERLVRPKDIIQYIADKEDVYE; translated from the exons ATGGCTGCTGTGAAAATTGGTCGCAGTGCTCTAAGTGGATTACTTCGAAAATCCACCACCTTTAAGACGCCGGTAGCATGCCGGCTTTCAACAGTTGCCCTGCGGCAAAAGTTCAACACAATTAATGTTGCCTTTAAGACTTACAGCACTCCGAACCTCCAAAATGGG GGCCAGAATATCAGTGTCCGCAACTACAGCCACGGACCTCCTCTGACATTAGAACTTATTAAAAGTAGGGTGCTACTTGTTCTGCAACTTTATGACAAAATTAACCCTGACAAG CTGAGTGTGGAGAGCCACTTCATGAATGACCTCGGTCTGGACTCCCTGGACCATGTGGAGGTTATAATGGCAATGGAGGATGAGTTTGGTTTTGAAATCCCCGATGGTGATGCAGAGAGGCTGGTTAGACCCAAAGATATTATCCAATATATTGCTGACAAAGAGGATGTATATGAATAA
- the LOC113501740 gene encoding acyl carrier protein, mitochondrial isoform X1: protein MAAVKIGRSALSGLLRKSTTFKTPVACRLSTVALRQKFNTINVAFKTYSTPNLQNGVQSQRTQPFTCGAQSKPSAQEIEERVMKVCKCYDKLSCVKLSVESHFMNDLGLDSLDHVEVIMAMEDEFGFEIPDGDAERLVRPKDIIQYIADKEDVYE, encoded by the exons ATGGCTGCTGTGAAAATTGGTCGCAGTGCTCTAAGTGGATTACTTCGAAAATCCACCACCTTTAAGACGCCGGTAGCATGCCGGCTTTCAACAGTTGCCCTGCGGCAAAAGTTCAACACAATTAATGTTGCCTTTAAGACTTACAGCACTCCGAACCTCCAAAATGGG GTACAGTCTCAGCGAACACAACCGTTCACTTGTGGTGCTCAGTCGAAGCCCTCGGCACAGGAAATAGAAGAGCGAGTGATGAAAGTTTGCAAGTGTTACGACAAACTCAGTTGTGTGAag CTGAGTGTGGAGAGCCACTTCATGAATGACCTCGGTCTGGACTCCCTGGACCATGTGGAGGTTATAATGGCAATGGAGGATGAGTTTGGTTTTGAAATCCCCGATGGTGATGCAGAGAGGCTGGTTAGACCCAAAGATATTATCCAATATATTGCTGACAAAGAGGATGTATATGAATAA